One Malania oleifera isolate guangnan ecotype guangnan chromosome 9, ASM2987363v1, whole genome shotgun sequence DNA segment encodes these proteins:
- the LOC131163660 gene encoding uncharacterized protein LOC131163660 yields the protein MAVGQQAAAEAAKSSLSIFCVTLLLISTQLLIQSPTVLAAPPALVSSQQSRKEEKVVINKMHGGLKDNKRTRLTEPLDSNKRTRLTEPLDSNKRTRLTEPLGSNKLTRLTEPLDSNKRTRLTEPLGSNKMTRLTEPLGSNKLTRLTEPLDSNKRTRLTEPLDSNKRTRLTEPLGSGHKHPRMHP from the exons ATGGCGGTTGGTCAGCAGGCAGCAGCAGAAGCAGCTAAGTCCTCTCTGAGTATCTTCTGTGTTACCCTCCTGCTAATTTCCACCCAGCTGCTGATTCAATCCCCCACAGTGCTTGCAGCTCCACCAGCTTTAGTATCATCCCAGCAGTCAAGAA AAGAAGAGAAGGTCGTCATCAACAAGATGCATGGGGGGCTTAAGGACAATAAACGTACTCGCTTGACAGAGCCACTGGATAGCAATAAACGTACTCGCTTGACAGAGCCACTGGATAGCAATAAACGTACTCGCTTGACAGAGCCACTGGGTAGCAATAAACTTACTCGCTTGACAGAGCCACTGGATAGCAATAAACGTACTCGCTTGACAGAGCCACTGGGTAGCAATAAAATGACTCGCTTGACAGAGCCACTGGGTAGCAATAAACTTACTCGCTTGACAGAGCCACTGGATAGCAATAAACGTACTCGCTTGACAGAGCCACTGGATAGCAATAAACGTACTCGCTTGACAGAGCCACTAGGTAGCGGGCACAAGCACCCTCGCATGCACCCCTAA